The Pelotomaculum isophthalicicum JI genomic sequence TATAACCGCGGTGGGAGTATCCGGTATTGTAGAGGCAGTGGGCCTGCGGGTTACGCGGTTGAAGGATACAGGCGGCCAGGTTCACTACATTCCTAACGGCAAGATCGCCCAGGTGACCAATCATAGTCGCGGTAATCTCCAGGCGGTTGTGGATATTGGGGTTGCTTACTCCGCTGATCATAACCAGGCTATCAGCGTTCTTGAACAGGTTTGCCTGAAGCTGTCACAGGAATATTCCGATTTGATTGTCACGGGCCCTGAAGTGCTCGGTATAGTCGCTTTACACCCGGACCATGTGCTTATCCGCATATCCGCAGGCGCTATGCCGCTCCAAAAAGCAAAAGTAGAGCGGGAAATAATGAAACTGTCCAAAGAGGCCATGGAAAACGCCGGGATCAAACCGGGTTAAACTATGTGGGAATACCTTACTTGACAAACCGTTCACTGCTTAGCTATACTAGTTTAGACAACATTAGCGCCACGATAGATATTGTTTTTATTGTTAGCGTGCCTTTGGGGGGGATTATTTTGTTTAAAAACCTTCTTGCCGGACTTGGTATCGGCGCGGCAAAGGTCAATCTTGAAATAACACGCCCTCAAGTGGCTCTAGGCGAAGTAATCGAAGGTGAAGTAAGGATATCCGGTGGCAATGTTGACCAGCAGGTAGAGCAAGTTAGTATTACGCTGGTGTTGGAGTCTAAATATAAACATGACGATAAGTATGTAAATGTAAGACATGAGATTGGGACTCTCAAAGTGGCGGATAAAATGGTGATTAAGGCCGGTTCACCGGAGAGAGTTATTCCCGTACGGTTGCAGCTTCCATACGATATCCCTGTTTCCTGGGGAAGAACAAGATATTATTTTGCAACTAACCTTGATATAAAAAATGCGGCAGATCCGAATGATATAGATGAAGTTGTAGTTCTCCCTAATACTTATATGCAGATGGTGTTTGATGCCTTGTCCATGCTGGGCTTCCGTGACAAGCCAGCATCCGGCGACTATAACGGCAGGTTCCAACAGTTTGAGTACAAGCCAACCAGCTTTATGGCGCGGGAATTAGATGAACTTGAGTTGTATTTTGTCGCGGGCGAGAGGGAATTGTATTTAGTTATGGAAATAGACAAGAAAACACGTGGTTTCTTTGGTATGATAGCTGATGAGCTGGAACTTGACGAGAGGCGCGTTAGTTATACGATTCCTTACAGCGATATGCAAAGTGTTGAACAAGTAGCCGCAACCTTAAAAGAGATTATTGAAAGTGAATACAGAAAGATCAACTGTTAATCCTAATATTATGAATTTATGCGCCCGTAGCTCAGGTGGATAGAGCAGCGGTTTCCTAAACCGCGTGCCGGGGGTTCGAGTCCCTCCGGGCGCACCATAATAAACTAGTCCCGCAATGTTTTGCGGGGTTTTAATTTCCCCTTATATGTAGGCATTTTTTGTATCGGGAGCATTTGGGGGAGCATGACCTATTTGATGCTATTTTACTGTTTTCAGATCGGGGGTTATTCTTCTAAAGTGATTATTCATCATAACATGAAGGTTAACAGAAAAAAGAAAACAAAAAAGACAGGCATAAAAACCTGTCCTTGAGTTCCATTTTAATTTGGTAGCGATATGTATAAACCTTATTATTAACTTTTTTCATTAAAATCAAAAACGCGGATTGCCACAAGATAGCAGGTTATTTAACTTATTGGATATGTAAATTAAAACCTTTGCAAGTAAAAAATTTTTCATTATATGAAGACAAAAGGTTTGTATTTGTTGAACACGTTAATGAGTTGTTAGCTTTTTCCGTTGGCGTAGGACGACTTAACGAGAACGCAAAGGAGAAAGGCTTATCAAAGCCTATTAGACTAAAAACAGTTGAGCGGGATTTCCTTTATGCCTTCTTATATACCCTAAGATTTTTTTGATCTTCATTATTTAACTGAATAAACCTCGGCTCTTACCAAGTCTGAGGTTTTTCTTTTACCCTTTACTCCTAACAGGTGTTCTACTACAATATCCCCAGGTGATTCCCATGACTCTACCGCCAGCCCATCCAGGTCCAAGCTTCCCCTGACAGCCTGCCGGTCGCCTTCCGTTGGTATCGGCGTTGGTGCCGCGTAACTAACTGCACCTTGCAGGAGCTCAGTCCCTCCCGGATGCAGCGCCACGAGCCAGACCTGCCACGTTACCGGTGCGAGACAGAGCAGGGGTTGGTGTGCGATTTGGTGAAGGATCGGGCGGGGTGGTTGCTGAAGAGGGTGTGGGATTAAAGCGGAAATTTATGTTATCGTTTTCATTCTATTATTTCTTTTTGATATTTTTCGTTAAATATTTTTTCATCATCT encodes the following:
- a CDS encoding mechanosensitive ion channel family protein, with protein sequence MPPVNLDYLNTMAAGFNYYKVLGILAIIACAFIIVRLGSAAITRLFSREEDSRLGASKRVRTMAALSISILRYSVYFIALVMILGICGVQTGALLAGAGVVGLAVGFGAKNLVEDVISGFFILFEDQFAVGDHITAVGVSGIVEAVGLRVTRLKDTGGQVHYIPNGKIAQVTNHSRGNLQAVVDIGVAYSADHNQAISVLEQVCLKLSQEYSDLIVTGPEVLGIVALHPDHVLIRISAGAMPLQKAKVEREIMKLSKEAMENAGIKPG
- a CDS encoding sporulation protein, with the protein product MTNRSLLSYTSLDNISATIDIVFIVSVPLGGIILFKNLLAGLGIGAAKVNLEITRPQVALGEVIEGEVRISGGNVDQQVEQVSITLVLESKYKHDDKYVNVRHEIGTLKVADKMVIKAGSPERVIPVRLQLPYDIPVSWGRTRYYFATNLDIKNAADPNDIDEVVVLPNTYMQMVFDALSMLGFRDKPASGDYNGRFQQFEYKPTSFMARELDELELYFVAGERELYLVMEIDKKTRGFFGMIADELELDERRVSYTIPYSDMQSVEQVAATLKEIIESEYRKINC